A genome region from Apus apus isolate bApuApu2 chromosome 2, bApuApu2.pri.cur, whole genome shotgun sequence includes the following:
- the LOC127381241 gene encoding LOW QUALITY PROTEIN: D-threo-3-hydroxyaspartate dehydratase-like (The sequence of the model RefSeq protein was modified relative to this genomic sequence to represent the inferred CDS: deleted 1 base in 1 codon), with translation MSPGVGTSCLGVFLRGLPGGYRGCWGFFFGGRGYRLVWVVGAGLWAGQVPCPLSRVCPLPSPPPFPIPPSSSRWLGAPLDQLPTPALVLDRDKVRGNAERMRERCRALGLRLRPHLKTHKTLEGAALATGGTRRGLVVSTLAEARLLAGGGFDDILLAYPLPGGRLPECATLAQQLQAFQVLLDNPQSLALLRQHPLPPGKRWLVWLKLDCGNGRAGVRPTDPAALSLARAIAQETPEEVTLVGVYAHCGDTYTCRDVPSVQAIARATTAAVLDFVTKLREAGIPCPQASIGSTPSCSHPVPEMSQLTELHPGNYLFYDLQQTLLGSCQLEEVAIRVLTRVIGHYPHRNQLLVDCGWAALSLHGQSQGPGGWAAIEGHPQLRLVGLTQEHGQVEPIDGQLDFGSFPLGTILALIPFHACATAAMHPVYYVHAEGKVVELWHPVRGW, from the exons ATGAGCCCTGGGGTGGGCACAagttgtttgggggtttttttgagggggttGCCAGGTGGGTACAGgggttgttgggggtttttttttggggggagagggTACAGGTTGGTGTGGGTGGTGGGTGCGGGTTTGTGGGCAGGGCAGGTTCCCTGCCCCCTGTCCCGTGTGTGTCCTctcccgtccccccccccctttcccatccctcccagcagcagcaggtggctgGGAGCCCCCCTGGACCAGTTGCCCACCCCGGCGCTGGTCCTGGACCGGGACAAGGTGCGGGGCAACGCGGAGCGGATGCGGGAGCGGTGCCGAGCCCTGGGGCTGCGCCTGCGCCCGCACCTCAAGACGCACAAGACGCT ggaaggggcagctctGGCCACAGGAGGCACCCGCCGCGGGCTGGTGGTCTCCACGCTGGCCGAGGCGCGGCTGCTGGCGGGGGGGGGCTTCGATGACATCCTGCTGGCTTATCCCCTGCCGGGGGGGCGGCTGCCCGAATGTGCCACCctggcccagcagctccaggctttCCAGGTCCTCTTGGACAACCCCCAGAGCTTGGCCCTGCTGCGCCAGCACCCGCTG CCCCCCGGCAAGCGCTGGCTCGTCTGGCTCAAGCTGGACTGCGGGAACGGCAGGG CCGGTGTCCGTCCCACCGACCCCGCTGCCCTGAGCCTGGCTCGGGCCATCGCCCAGGAGACCCCCGAGGAGGTGACACTGGTGGGGGTCTATGCTCACTGCGGGGACACCTACACCTGCCGAGATGTCCCCTCTGTCCAAGCCATCGCCAGGGCCACCACCGCCGCCGTCCTCGACTTTGTCACCAA GCTGCGGGAGGCTGGTATCCCGTGTCCCCAGGCCAGCATTGGCTCCACACCATCCTGCAGCCACCCAGTGCCAGAGATGTCCCAGCTCACCGAGCTCCACCCGGGCAACTACCTCTTCTATG acctgcagcagaccctgctgggTTCCTGCCAGCTGGAGGAGGTGGCCATCCGTGTCCTGACCAGGGTCATCGGTCACTACCCTCACCGCAACCAGCTGCTGGTGGACTGTGGCTgggctgccctcagcctccACGGGCAGAGCCAGGGCCCCGGGGGCTGGGCTGCCATCGAGGGACACCCCCAGCTCAG GCTGGTGGGGCTGACCCAGGAGCACGGACAGGTGGAACCCATCGACGGGCAGCTGGATTTTGGGAGCTTCCCGTTGGGCACCATCTTGGCTCTCATCCCCTTCCAC GCCTGTGCCACGGCTGCCATGCACCCCGTCTACTATGTCCACGCTGAGGGGAAGGTGGTGGAGCTCTGGCACCCCGTCCGTGGCTGGtag